In Vigna angularis cultivar LongXiaoDou No.4 chromosome 8, ASM1680809v1, whole genome shotgun sequence, one DNA window encodes the following:
- the LOC108345217 gene encoding heavy metal-associated isoprenylated plant protein 39, translating into MLFQLTFTSSPTFAILIKQFLLSQLSSLPIFKTMKKVVLKMDLHDDKIKRKVMKTASGISGVDSISVDLKDMKLVLLGEIDPVSAVSKLRKWCHTELVSVGPAKEEKEKEEPPKVAVPVYEPYPFYYYPYHMTPPLYS; encoded by the exons ATGTTATTCCAACTCACCTTCACCTCTTCACCTACCTTTGCAATTCTCATCAAACAGTTCTTGCTCAGTCAGCTTTCATCACTACCAATCTTTAAAACAATGAAG AAAGTGGTTTTAAAGATGGACTTACATGATGACAAGATCAAACGAAAAGTTATGAAGACAGCATCAGGCATttcag GGGTTGATTCAATTTCTGTTGACTTGAAAGACATGAAGTTGGTGCTATTGGGTGAGATTGATCCAGTGAGTGCAGTGTCGAAGCTACGAAAATGGTGTCACACAGAATTAGTTTCAGTTGGACCAGcaaaagaggagaaagaaaaggaggAGCCACCAAAAGTAGCTGTTCCTGTCTATGAACCCTACCCCTTCTATTATTATCCTTATCATATGACACCACCATTGTATTCTTAA